A part of Phoenix dactylifera cultivar Barhee BC4 chromosome 2, palm_55x_up_171113_PBpolish2nd_filt_p, whole genome shotgun sequence genomic DNA contains:
- the LOC103714556 gene encoding cellulose synthase-like protein D2: protein MASHRVLRNGRSTQMASDELEEISKPPSPPTVVFGRRTNSGRFISYSREDLDSELGSVDFSNSNYHVLFPMTPDNQPMDPVISAKVEEQYVSNSLFTGGFNNVTRAHVMDKVIDSDAGHDNPQMAGTKESTCAIPGCDSKLMGDQSGNVILPCECDFRICRECFIDAVKTGGRVCPGCKEPYKTTEWEELESKANGAISLQPLPSAVPEMETKNPLNKSLTRTKTQVGEFDHNRWLFETKGTYGYGNVIWPDENDDGNGNGGGHGQPKELVGKPWRPLTRKLKIPPAVLSPYRLLVFIRLVVLILFLWWRITHQNPDAIWLWGMSVVCELWFAFSWLLDQLPKLCPVNRSVDLAVLKEKFETPNAKNPRGKSDLPGIDVFVSTADPEKEPVLVTANTILSILAADYPVEKLSCYVSDDGGALLTFEAMAEAASFANLWVPFCRKHDIEPRNPESYFNLKRDPYKNKIQPDFVKDRRRVKREYDEFKVRVNSLPDSIRRRSDAYHAREEIKAMKSQRENAGDDPVEAVKIPKATWMADGSHWPGTWINPSPDHSRGGHSGIMQVMLKPPSEEPLYGNNDEDELLDFAEVDIRLPLLVYVSREKRPGYDHNKKAGAMNALVRASAIMSNGPFILNLDCDHYIYNSKALREGMCFMMDRGGDRICYVQFPQRFEGIDPSDRYANHNTVFFDVNMRALDGLQGPVYVGTGCLFRRIALYGFDPPRSKEHHLGWCSCCLPRKRKKSSAAVASEETQALRMGGIDEEDMIFSTFPKKFGNSNFLIDSIPVAEFQGRPLADHPSIKHGRPPGALTIPRQLLDATTVAEAVSVISCWYEEKTEWGQRVGWIYGSVTEDVVTGYRMHNRGWRSVYCVTKRDAFRGTAPINLTDRLHQVLRWATGSVEIFFSRNNAIFASPKMKLLQRIAYLNVGIYPFTSFFLIVYCFLPALSLFSGQFIVQTLNVTFLTYLLIITLTLCMLAVLEVKWSGIELEEWWRNEQFWVVGGTSAHLAAVLQGLLKVIAGIEISFTLTSKSAGDDIDDEYADLYIVRWTSLMIPPITIMILNLIAIAVGVGRTIYSVIPQWSKLLGGVFFSFWVLAHLYPFAKGLMGRRGRTPTIVYVWSGLIAITISLLWVAIDPQSANSQIGGSFTFP, encoded by the exons ATGGCTTCCCATAGAGTTCTTAGAAACGGCCGTTCCACCCAGATGGCCTCCGATGAACTGGAGGAGATCAGCAAGCCGCCTTCGCCGCCCACGGTGGTCTTCGGCCGCCGCACGAACTCCGGCCGTTTCATCAGCTACTCCCGGGAAGACCTCGATAGCGAGCTCGGCAGCGTCGACTTCTCCAACTCCAATTACCACGTCCTCTTTCCCATGACTCCTGACAACCAGCCGATGGACCCTGTTATCTCGGCCAAGGTCGAGGAGCAGTACGTCTCCAATTCCCTCTTCACTGGTGGATTCAATAATGTCACTCGTGCTCACGTCATGGACAAGGTGATCGACTCCGATGCCGGTCACGACAACCCCCAGATGGCCGGCACCAAGGAATCCACTTGCGCCATCCCTGGGTGCGACTCAAAGTTGATGGGAGACCAGAGCGGGAACGTTATACTTCCTTGCGAATGTGACTTCAGGATCTGTCGTGAGTGCTTCATTGATGCAGTCAAGACCGGCGGCCGTGTCTGCCCGGGCTGCAAGGAGCCATACAAGACTACCGAATGGGAGGAGCTGGAGAGCAAAGCCAATGGAGCTATATCTCTGCAACCACTGCCATCGGCCGTGCCAGAGATGGAGACGAAGAATCCCCTTAACAAGTCGTTGACCCGCACAAAGACCCAGGTGGGGGAGTTCGATCACAACCGATGGCTGTTCGAGACGAAGGGGACTTATGGATATGGGAATGTTATTTGGCCTGATGAGAACGACGACGGCAATGGGAATGGAGGAGGCCATGGGCAGCCAAAGGAACTGGTTGGCAAGCCATGGAGGCCACTCACACGCAAATTGAAGATTCCACCTGCGGTCCTCAGCCCGTATAG GCTTCTTGTCTTCATCCGCTTGGTTGTCCTTATCTTGTTTCTTTGGTGGAGAATAACGCACCAAAACCCGGATGCAATATGGCTCTGGGGGATGTCTGTTGTGTGTGAACTGTGGTTTGCCTTCTCTTGGCTTCTGGACCAGCTTCCAAAACTCTGCCCTGTGAACCGGTCTGTTGACCTTGCAGTATTGAAAGAGAAATTTGAAACACCAAACGCTAAAAACCCCAGAGGGAAATCTGATCTTCCAGGTATAGATGTCTTTGTCTCCACTGCAGACCCAGAAAAGGAACCTGTACTGGTCACAGCAAATACAATTCTTTCTATTCTCGCCGCTGATTACCCTGTGGAGAAGCTCTCTTGCTACGTTTCTGATGATGGTGGAGCGCTTCTGACATTTGAAGCAATGGCTGAGGCTGCCAGCTTTGCTAACCTATGGGTCCCTTTCTGCCGGAAACATGATATCGAGCCAAGAAATCCAGAGagctattttaatttgaaaagaGATCCCTATAAGAACAAAATCCAACCTGATTTTGTGAAGGACCGGAGACGGGTTAAGCGAGAGTATGACGAGTTCAAGGTTCGGGTCAATAGCTTGCCAGATTCGATTCGTCGGCGTTCTGATGCATATCACGCTCGTGAGGAGATCAAGGCCATGAAGTCGCAACGAGAAAATGCTGGTGATGATCCAGTGGAAGCTGTGAAGATTCCAAAAGCAACTTGGATGGCTGATGGTTCTCACTGGCCAGGCACTTGGATAAACCCATCACCAGATCATTCTCGGGGCGGTCATAGTGGAATTATGCAg GTGATGCTGAAGCCTCCGAGTGAAGAACCGTTGTATGGGAACAATGATGAAGATGAACTCCTGGACTTCGCAGAGGTGGACATTCGTCTGCCCTTGCTGGTTTATGTGTCGCGTGAGAAGCGCCCTGGCTATGATCACAACAAGAAGGCAGGCGCCATGAATGCTCTTGTTCGCGCCTCCGCCATTATGTCAAATGGTCCCTTCATCCTCAACCTCGACTGCGACCACTACATCTATAACTCTAAGGCCCTCCGAGAGGGTATGTGCTTCATGATGGATCGTGGCGGGGATCGCATATGCTATGTCCAGTTCCCTCAGCGGTTTGAAGGCATCGACCCCTCTGATCGCTATGCCAATCACAACACTGTCTTCTTCGACGTCAACATGCGCGCTCTCGATGGACTTCAGGGGCCTGTTTATGTTGGTACCGGTTGCCTCTTCCGCCGCATTGCTCTGTATGGTTTCGATCCTCCTCGCTCCAAAGAACACCATCTTGGTTGGTGCAGCTGCTGCCTTccgagaaagaggaagaagagctcTGCAGCTGTTGCCTCAGAAGAGACCCAAGCACTTAGGATGGGGGGCATTGATGAAGAGGACATGATCTTCTCCACATTCCCAAAGAAGTTTGGAAACTCTAACTTCCTCATCGACTCGATACCGGTGGCCGAGTTCCAAGGCCGACCTCTTGCCGATCATCCCTCCATCAAGCATGGCCGCCCTCCCGGTGCTCTCACTATCCCACGCCAACTTCTTGATGCCACTACCGTAGCTGAGGCAGTCAGTGTCATCTCATGCTGGtacgaggagaaaactgaatGGGGGCAGCGAGTTGGATGGATTTATGGTTCTGTGACTGAAGATGTGGTCACCGGCTATAGGATGCACAACCGAGGGTGGAGGTCAGTCTACTGTGTGACCAAGCGCGATGCCTTTCGTGGCACAGCTCCGATCAATCTCACCGACCGGCTTCACCAGGTCCTCCGGTGGGCAACAGGGTCTGTCGAGATCTTCTTTTCTCGTAACAATGCCATTTTTGCCAGCCCGAAGATGAAGCTCTTGCAGAGGATCGCATACCTCAATGTTGGCATCTACCCTTTCACCTCTTTCTTTCTCATTGTGTACTGCTTCCTCCCGGCGCTCTCGCTCTTCTCTGGACAGTTCATTGTGCAGACCCTGAACGTGACCTTCCTCACATACCTACTCATCATCACCCTCACACTCTGCATGCTGGCTGTACTCGAGGTCAAGTGGTCAGGGATTGAACTGGAAGAGTGGTGGAGGAACGAGCAGTTTTGGGTCGTCGGCGGCACCAGCGCTCACCTTGCTGCTGTTCTCCAGGGGTTGCTGAAAGTGATAGCTGGGATCGAAATCTCGTTCACCCTCACTTCAAAATCAGCCGGCGACGACATTGACGACGAGTACGCCGACCTCTACATCGTGAGGTGGACATCATTGATGATACCACCAATCACCATCATGATACTAAATCTTATTGCCATTGCTGTCGGAGTCGGCCGCACGATATACAGTGTGATTCCACAGTGGAGCAAGCTGCTGGGTGGCGTGTTCTTCAGCTTCTGGGTGTTGGCTCATCTCTACCCATTTGCCAAGGGACTGATGGGCAGAAGGGGGAGGACACCAACCATTGTCTATGTCTGGTCTGGGCTCATTGCGATCACGATATCGCTCTTATGGGTGGCTATTGATCCCCAGTCAGCTAACTCACAGATTGGAGGCTCATTCACATTCCCTTGA